A genomic segment from Odontesthes bonariensis isolate fOdoBon6 chromosome 8, fOdoBon6.hap1, whole genome shotgun sequence encodes:
- the LOC142385896 gene encoding uncharacterized protein LOC142385896 — protein RHQRIHSGFKPFSCGQCGKAFTNESALITHQRIHSGVKPFSCGQCGKVFTRKSDLITHQRIHSGVKPFNCGQCGKAFTLKSNLIRHQRIHSGVKPFICGECGKAFTDKSVLITHQRIHSGVKPFNCGQCGKAFTLKSNLIRHQRIHSGVKPFSCGQCGKAFTQKRALISHQHIHSGVKPFSCGQCGKAFTHKSALIIHQHIHSGVKPFSCGQCGKAFTQKSALLRHQRIHSGFKPFSCGQCGKAFTDKSALITHQRIHSGFKPFSCEQCGKAFSHKSDLITHRRIHSGVKPFSCGQCGKAFNRRSHLISHQRIHSGVKPFICGQCGKGFSHKSYLITHQRIHSGVKPFSCGQCGKAFSHKSDLITHRRIHSGVKPFSCGQCGKAFNRRSHLISHQRIHSGVKPFICGQCGKGFSHKSYLITHQRIHSGVKPFSCGQCGKAFTNKSALISHQRIHSRVKPFICGQCGKS, from the exons agacatcaacgtatccacagtggattTAAACccttcagttgtggacagtgtgggaaggcttttactaatgaaagtgccttaataacacatcaacgtattcacagtggagttaaacctttcagttgtggacagtgtgggaaggttTTTACTCGTAAAAGTgacttaataacacatcaacgtattcacagtggagttaaacctttcaattgtggacagtgtgggaaggcttttactctgAAAAGTAATTTAATaagacatcaacgtatccacagtggagttaaacctttcatttgtggagagtgtgggaaggcttttaccgATAAAAGTgtcttaataacacatcaacgtattcacagtggagttaaacctttcaattgtggacagtgtgggaaggcttttactctgAAAAGTAATTTAATaagacatcaacgtatccacagtggagttaaacctttcagttgtgggcagtgtgggaaggcttttactcagaAAAGAGCCTTAATATCACATCaacatatccacagtggagtcaaacctttcagttgtggacagtgtgggaaggcttttactcataaaagtgccttaataatacatcaacatatccacagtggagtcaaacctttcagttgtggacagtgtgggaaggcttttactcagaAAAGTGCCTTATTaagacatcaacgtatccacagtggatttaaacctttcagttgtggacagtgtgggaaggcttttactgataaaagtgccttaataacacatcaacgtatccacagtggatttaaacctttcagttgtgaacagtgtgggaaggctttttcTCATAAAAGTGACTTAATAACACATagacgtatccacagtggagttaaacctttcagttgtggacagtgtgggaaggcttttaatcGGAGAAGTCATTTAATttcacatcaacgtatccacagtggagttaaacctttcatttgtggacagtgtgggaaaggTTTTTCTCACAAAAGTtacttaataacacatcaacgtatccacagtggagttaaacctttcagttgtggacagtgtgggaaggctttttcTCATAAAAGTGACTTAATAACACATagacgtatccacagtggagttaaacctttcagttgtggacagtgtgggaaggcttttaatcGGAGAAGTCATTTAATttcacatcaacgtatccacagtggagttaaacctttcatttgtggacagtgtgggaaaggTTTTTCTCACAAAAGTtacttaataacacatcaacgtatccacagtggagttaaacctttcagttgtggacagtgtgggaaggcttttactaataaaagtgccttaatatcacatcaacgtatccacagtagagttaaacctttcatttgtgggcagtgtgggaag agttaa